The following are encoded in a window of Candidatus Methylomirabilota bacterium genomic DNA:
- a CDS encoding PfkB family carbohydrate kinase has translation MHILVVGSVALDTVKTPFGEAREVLGGSAVYFAASASFFTPVSVVAVVGEDFPLETLDFLKGREVDFAGLERRTGRTFRWQGEYSFDLNEAKTLDTQLNVFAEFHPRLPEAYRERELIFLANIDPDLQREVLTQVLGPRLVAADTMNFWIHGKPDALRQTLEQVQVLIINDAEARMLAKEPNLVRAARKILTWGPRSLVIKRGEYGALSFSDGGWFAAPALPLESVYDPTGAGDAFAGGFLGFLASTRNFDEANLRRAVIMGSVMASFSVEAFSLQRLQDLTYPEIETRYRQFKTLAHFEDL, from the coding sequence ATGCACATCCTGGTCGTCGGGTCGGTAGCCCTGGATACGGTGAAGACCCCCTTCGGGGAGGCCAGGGAAGTCCTGGGCGGCTCGGCGGTCTATTTTGCCGCAAGCGCAAGCTTTTTCACTCCCGTGAGCGTGGTCGCGGTGGTGGGAGAGGACTTTCCACTCGAAACCCTCGATTTCCTGAAAGGACGCGAGGTCGATTTTGCCGGGCTGGAGCGGCGGACGGGCCGGACCTTTCGGTGGCAGGGGGAGTACAGCTTTGACCTCAATGAGGCGAAGACCCTGGATACCCAGTTGAATGTCTTTGCAGAGTTCCATCCGCGGCTGCCCGAAGCCTACCGCGAGCGAGAGCTCATTTTCCTGGCAAACATCGATCCCGATTTGCAACGGGAGGTCCTAACTCAGGTCCTGGGTCCCCGCCTCGTCGCCGCCGATACCATGAACTTTTGGATTCATGGGAAGCCCGATGCTCTGAGGCAGACCCTCGAGCAGGTTCAGGTCCTTATTATTAATGATGCCGAGGCCCGGATGTTGGCCAAGGAGCCGAATCTCGTCCGCGCAGCCAGGAAGATCCTCACCTGGGGCCCTCGCTCGTTGGTCATCAAACGGGGGGAATACGGGGCGCTCAGCTTCTCGGACGGGGGGTGGTTCGCTGCCCCCGCCCTTCCTTTAGAAAGTGTCTACGACCCTACCGGGGCGGGGGATGCCTTTGCGGGCGGCTTCCTCGGCTTTCTGGCCAGCACGCGAAATTTCGATGAGGCGAATCTCCGCCGGGCCGTGATCATGGGCTCGGTGATGGCCTCCTTTTCGGTGGAGGCCTTCTCACTCCAGCGGCTTCAAGATCTGACCTACCCCGAGATCGAGACCCGCTACCGCCAGTTCAAAACCCTCGCCCATTTCGAAGATCTGTAG
- the mtnP gene encoding S-methyl-5'-thioadenosine phosphorylase has protein sequence MAEAVIGIIGGTGLYEMEGITDLREERVTTPFGHPSDAYLLGRLDGHPVVFLARHGRGHRLLPSELNFRANIYGFKTLGVQWIISASAVGSMREEVHPLDVVVPDQFYDRTKARTSTFFGDGLVAHVSFADPVCPHLSHLLTQAGQQAGARMHEGGTYVCIEGPQFSTRAESRIYRSWGVDVIGMTNLQEAKLSREAEICYATMALVTDYDVWHETEGDVSVEKVIAVLHKNVTTAKAIIRQLVPMIPPERSCVCSRALKDAIITAPKAIPAETRKKLSLLIGKYLD, from the coding sequence ATGGCGGAGGCCGTGATCGGCATCATCGGGGGGACCGGGCTTTACGAGATGGAGGGGATCACCGACCTTCGTGAAGAGCGAGTCACGACCCCTTTCGGTCATCCTTCTGATGCCTATCTCCTCGGTCGCCTGGACGGTCACCCGGTGGTCTTTCTCGCTCGCCACGGTCGGGGACACCGGCTCCTTCCCTCTGAGCTCAACTTTCGGGCAAACATCTATGGCTTCAAAACCCTGGGGGTCCAATGGATCATCTCTGCCTCGGCAGTGGGGAGCATGCGCGAGGAGGTCCACCCTCTGGATGTGGTCGTTCCGGATCAGTTTTATGACCGGACCAAGGCGAGAACGAGCACTTTCTTTGGCGATGGCTTGGTGGCCCATGTGAGCTTTGCTGATCCCGTGTGCCCTCATCTCAGCCATCTGCTCACTCAGGCGGGTCAACAAGCTGGGGCACGGATGCACGAGGGGGGCACCTATGTGTGTATCGAAGGTCCCCAGTTCTCGACGCGCGCGGAATCACGTATCTACCGAAGCTGGGGAGTGGACGTGATCGGCATGACCAACCTGCAGGAGGCAAAGCTCAGCCGCGAGGCCGAGATCTGCTATGCCACCATGGCCCTGGTGACTGATTACGATGTCTGGCACGAGACTGAGGGGGACGTGAGTGTGGAAAAGGTCATCGCCGTTCTGCATAAGAATGTGACCACCGCCAAGGCGATCATCAGGCAGCTGGTCCCGATGATCCCGCCCGAGCGGTCCTGCGTCTGTAGCCGCGCTCTCAAGGACGCCATCATTACCGCCCCCAAGGCCATCCCGGCGGAAACCAGGAAGAAACTCTCACTCCTCATCGGCAAGTACCTTGACTGA